The genomic segment attggtgTGAGGAATGTTTAGAATCCTTTAGTTAAGTTCAATTTAGTATATACATCgaattaggagtgttagaagttggccaAGTTGAGTAGAATTGGTAAGGAGTGGTTGGGTTgtataattctgcagaattttgttctgcagattatgcagactcgttgtgcgaatggattcgcatagcgagttacCTTGGCGAGATACTCTCTGCCAATGTACCCGCATAGCGAatgggtgcgctgtgcgagtaatttgagagggttgctctctgtttgtcaATCCACATAGCGAGTGtaatcgctatgcgactggttggGGTCTTGAAccattttgtattttattcgATAAGCGAGTGGGTCTCGCTCTGCAAGTGTTTGGGGGGTTCAAGTCTCAGGATGAGGCTCTTGCGTAGCGAATTGGGTTGTTATGCGAGGGGTTGGGGTCTGTagcattttacaattttattcgcATAGCCAGTttagtcgctatgcgagagatcCAGAGTAGTTGGTCTCTGTCTTTGGCTTTCGCAAGGTGAGTTAGGTCGCTGTGCGAGAAGTTtagggtctcgctatgcgaagttgtgcgctatgcgaggggtACGTTCTAGTTCAAGCCTTGTGTGTTCTTATTTTGTTTGATATGTATCAAGAAGTGTTGTATGAAGTAAGTGGAAGTGGTAACATGTAATATTTGTGGTGATTGTAGTATGTTGTAATCAAAATGGTAAAGTTCAAATGTGgtttatggacgtaattccataaTCCTCAAGGATAggagacatggtggtgccctatgttttGATTCAAAGTAGaatctctagttgagattcaagtaagtttagaatggatGCAGGAGCTCaatcttgggggttatcctgaaactccaatggtctttcattctcaagtagagaggattgatccatgtcgtgaggagtagcaggaggtcctagtcttgggtacttctagtatggcccaaggtgagtgataacggactaacctagTGAGTggggtagggtgaaacccattggcaatggctttgcaaagcagtagaagccaccatgagtgcacgacccgccatagttcggcaatcattctaagtccggacagtcagagtcagtGTGTGTTATGTGTGAAGGGTTTAGGTGATAAAGATGGATAATATGATTGTATGAGTTCTATTGATTGTGGTATGATtagtctttgtttaaactagcttactATGTTGTGTgcttatgttttgtatgttcTGCTAAACTTTTCTGCGATgaccatcctttggatgtgagcagcggAAGAAGATGTTTCCTTAGAGCAAGCATTGGATGGAGGTGATGCTATTGCTGAGTAGTTGTGTTTGGTTCTTTAGAGCCTTGTAGATAGTTTTGGAATAGTCTTCGGtttgtaaataaagttttaaatttatagttgtttttggatgactgtaaaggTATCACTTTATGTTTAGATGGATAACTGTACTACTTTATCATGTATGTTGCTTCTCCTTATTATAGTCTATAAtatatattgggatgttacatatagCATAATAAATATCATGTGTATTCAAGTAGGATAATTTAATGcggtaaaaatattaaatcttttaaacaggacaaaattaaaataaataaatgctaTACTTGTTTTCTACTTCAAATATATATGTTAGATATTTTTAAcgtagtattttattttaaaatctgacCCTGTTTTTAGTaggaatttttatatattttagaatacgAGATatctcaaaattttatttattttttactataattgTATATTTCACTCTGagaatttaaaagatatttatcgATGTACGAgtgattttcttttgtaataggaaaaattttaaatatatatttttttttatcagtttacAATGTTGAAGATTCTTGTAGAAAATCctaatttttcttttcgtttAAGATATTTTTGAAGATCCTCTGTAAATCACCCTCCCGAGTTTAACCCATTATACAGTGTTTCCTTTTCTCTAAGAGGAAGGAAAGAGACCCAACTCAAACCTTAGTTTTAAGGCTGTTTGCTATTTCTTCCTAGACGTTCCTTTTTTCTTCATGCACTCCATAAAACTCAAACCCCAAATTAAcgttcattaaaattatataaaatgataaaaattaccTTTGCACCTCCattttataatgtattttaGAGTGtgtaatttgtaaaatatttttttatccaaaaatacgtttcaaaatatacatttcagaacatattaaaaagtacatcttggtttgtgaaattgagagtatttaaaataattcggAATATAcattatgaaatatatttcaaatttaatccAGAAAGTACACTCCATAATACAttcaaaaaatacattttagaatGCTTATCTCAAAATACAAggtaacattttattttattcaatccTTACATTGTAAATAAAATCCATTAAGGTAGTTGCTTTCTGCACCCTCCAATTTTTATCCATTAATCCAACAGGCCCATccataacatataaaataaacagtTGTATTGTTTAATGCATTCTTTTAGTCATGTAGGGCCTTTTTTTGTTAAATCTGTAGTTACGAGAACATGTGAGAATTATATCATTGTAAatagaatttattatttaatttttaagtatgaAAGGAGCTCTTTGGTACAACTTACTCTGTAAATTTAAGTAAGATCATTTATCCTTATATAGTGGCTTTGCCAagtattttgataaaaaatagcTATGAATGTTATGATAGTTGAGGCATATGCTTTTAAAGGAATTGATGTCATATATAGGGTCTTAATTCCACAAGTCACTATGATGACAAACTCCGAAGTGTTGAAACAATATGTTTTTATGTGAACACTTTCATGTGATTAttatacttttcttttaaacttaTCACTATTGTATGTGCACATGTGAAAATCTAAAataggttttaaaatatttcatgctccgtaagtttttttttttaatttagctATTTCGAAATAGTTGAGATATGTTACATTCttattacttatttataattaataatagttttatatttatgaaaatctGAACAACACTTAATGAGGATCAAGATGTGATCATGGATGATATTTCTATGGCAAACAACATATGACCAAAGGGTTGAATTGAActcaataactttttatttcttaaaaggaattttcaaaaataatttttattgctTTCATTTTTACAAAGTATATGagattaaatgtaaaaatatatttattcaatcaattaaaattcgttttacctaattaataatttgaacaATATATCAAACTAagtaaaactaatataataaatagatcATGTTAACATTCTTACTAAAGTTATTAATTGTTATGTAGGCAGAGAAAATCTCGATCAAGTTGATCATCTCGACGAAGTTCAATATGTGAGGCCAACGATCATATGATAAGAACATCTCAACCAAAGATTATATAACCCCAACATCTCAAGGGCTACATGAGGTCTAAAGATCATACTATAACATCGAAAATACATTAACATATGTTACTAAAAGTAATCAATAAGAGGTAAGTATAAAAAGATAGCTCATTCCCCAAGTAACCGGATATCTTAAGAAATATATTCTTACTAATATTATCATATACTTTAcgtattagaaagtgggtttttaagcctaactcattctcacaaaaccggcttgtaaggttagccttatctctagtcgatgtgggacttccaacacactcccttcacgccgaggtatagacatctcgtgcgtgatagtagaaattgggtgatCCGATAAcagcccgatagcgggtggaatagaagaatagaatgcccacttagaaacctcacttatatattataatttggccttatctctagtcgatgtgggacttccaacacacccccttcacaccgaggtatagacatctcgtgcgtgatagtagaaagggtgttgctccctccaccaccaccctatacttcctccacctccccacactattttaaatacaattatatccttaacttaaaaagatttttacttttaccctattttaaataatttgaaaccctaattttacttttccagcactcacccacggaactctcttcccctttcctcatttccgtttcacctccccacctcctgcacttccattcctttttcttcccagttttttttttttggtttgaaagcttccattgtcgccgtggtgtgaaggagcgtcgccgccgtggtgtggaggaatatcgaggagcgtccagagcatcaactagcgtgaggaagtatacatcaacggaggtgacatccttcaacggatgtcccctaataaaacaaaccctaaaataaaaaacgtaacaggtgacatcttcaacggatgtcaacatccgtttaaggtaaaacggatgtcgacatccgtttttccttaaacagatgttgacatccgttgaaggatgtcacctccgtttaaaggttacgttttttattttagggttttatttcaaggtttattcgaatacgcacCTGGAGGAAGCACGACACGCACTGCACACTCCACGCACTACACCACGAGAACGACACTACACCACGAGAGGGaaactgcttgataattctttccaccaccaccaacctttgcaacttgtagtatctcacaacggcgaaagaaagagaggaaaaaatataatgttaaaataaaagaaaagtattttactcatgtacgggactaaaatagattattagtgaaataggttgtgaatgggtaaaattaaaaaataataaccctaaaaataaaattttactgaggggcaaaataataaaggggaggtggagggagaaaggtgtggtggtggagggagcaacaccctagtagaaattgggtggtccgataacggcccgatagcgggtggaatagaagaatagaatacCCACTTAGAACttgctaggataggctctaaccatgactctaataccatattagaaagtgggtttaaagtataactcaaccccacaaaatcggcttgtaagctgaggtttgcacctcacttatatattataatttggtcttatctctagtcgatgtgggacttccaacacacccccttcacgccgagatatatacatctcgtgtgtgatagtagaaattggatgGTCTGATAACGGTCCGATAGCGggtaaaatagaataatagaaTGCTCACTTAGAACTAACATTATGTGCACTAACTTCAACTTTCAAGTACTTACAAATACCAACCTTCCAactgttgggtacaaacaaagtcccacatcggataaaataagagatgaacatgagtttatatacacataacatatCTCCATTgttaagaggccttttggaatggtaccaaaagcaaatccgtgaagGCTTGGCCCAAAACGGACAATATTTTATCACTGTGGagatatttatgtatatgtgtgtgttgaacctccctacaCCGACTGGTTCAactaaaaagtaagaaatattttaaacaataagaaatattttaaacaataaagcAGGGAATATCTCGGGTAAAGGAGAAAAGGCATATCATATATTGTAGGACAATTCAGTTtcatacaaaaacatgttaatttCAAATTAAGTTTTTAAGAAAGTTGTTAACATGAAAATAAAGACcaaatatactaaattttacAAAGTTGTAAATTATgtgaacttaaaaaaaaaataacaaaaacgaGATTTATACTTGTTCACTACTCTTTAAGAGCTTCATCCAATTCTACTTTGCAGCCTGAGGAAAGTATTCCATTAAATCAAGACTTTACAAAgttatttaaacaaaatcatatatCACAATCACACTTATTGAACCTATGAGAAGTCTGCACAAACATGTAAAACTCTATTGCACACCTGTATCGAATTAACAAGAACTACCAAGAAAATGTTAAAGAATAACTAAACCTGAAAACTTATTTGCTAGatctattaaataaatttttaccgAACTCAATATCCATAAATGTTATCAAGATTTATTTGATAGTAGTTTGATCTTTTTCGCTTCACATGATACAACACTCATTCCAGCTCaaacaaattttacaaaacttaCTTTCAAAAGCGTGTTTGTTCACGTGAGAAGAGTGTTGTTTCATAGAcaaaatttttgataaatttaatccattaaaaatattaaacaatcggttaattttacttaattcaTGAAACTAGttgtttaacaaatattttagtcGATTAAATTGTTAGTAGTATATATCCTATAAGCTTAGAACATTttaacatgttaaaaaatagttttaacaTATGAAATATTGATCATATATCAAATCTTGATTAACAAgctatttaaacaaattaaaagtaaaatccACTAGGTAAAATATTCTTGTAGAATATTTTAACAAATCTTATTATAGtgttagtttattaaaatatacttatttatcaattatgatttcaatcaaataatttatcaaaaaatttgAACAACTTACCTCCTAACGCTCACAAGTACTCCGGATGGATTATTTGTATCATCTTGATAATCTTTAGGTTATAAGATAAACGAAGATGGTCTATCAATGAAAATTATTGggagaaaataaataacattaaagaTGAACACCATTCTGGAAGAACCACTAGAATCATTATATATACATGCTTACCAAgttattaattaactaattagttttgtaaaattgacAATTAATGTTTTACATCGGAATTTTGACAGGAGAGCTACTGTGACAACAAAAGCAGTGGGAGTTTCACAACTAAAATCTCATCAAATATTTACTCatgcatttataaataaaaaaaccatgACCAAATGTCTCATGTAGTTGGAACTCAATTGAACGCGCCAAaagatttttttagttttaatgttGAAGAGCGTCGATGATCTATAAAATATTCCTTTGAAATTATGTCAACTGAGACCataaacattataatatatgataattaagaaaacttctaattgattgatattttataattttcaagttttaatattaagattttatttaaataaaaattttaattatcaaacaaataattacaaccAGTAATCttcaaaattattacaaaaactttaattataaaGTGAGTCCCatatgataattaataattttttaaaattaatattttatgatgaaaatatcattaatttaaaaatattataagtttcaaaattatataaaagaaacttaaaatttataataattatatgtttattaaaaaaatatttttaaggaaatattttaatattggcTATCCAAACAGTTCAAGGTTATAAGAATTTTGTAAACCCTGCGTGCATGATCATAGAAGcaataaaatgatatataagcATGTTACAATGCATAATCAATTGCTTCACAATTTTATGGATATAGAATGGGCTGGACCGCATCATCAATTATACCTCGAAGCTACGCCGGAATGCACTACCATGGGATAAACATTCCAAAAgcatgaatatgaatatgttaaaaGTAAACATGGACCCCACATCCTTATTTATGGCAAAATGGCTTGAAATTGAtgtttcataataaaattatccaAAACTAAACTTGAATGCATGAAGTGCAAATGAGCCCATGGACATgtaactaacaaaaaaaaaaatctgttccCGATGTGTACGTGACCTTTTATATATGACTGAACCAAAAATGTCACCCATGATCTCATTATATGAGACTGGATGCTATAAAGTTTGATATGTACATTATACTAAACCAAAACCATATTGCTTCCGGAAAAGAAACACAGCCCACATCTCACCTCATTTTTGTTACCAAATAAGACCAAAATAGAAAGTGAATTACGAAAAATAAAGCAAAGAATTGAATGCGAGATTCAACAATCATGGTGAATAATTATGCCAAAAATTAACTTAAGGAAGACACCTCCTTCCACTTGTCTCGTAATAAAAAGTTGAAATCACCTAAACTGGGTCAGACATTTATTTTAGCACTTTTATGGGTAGAAGCAATGAAAAGTTATGACAAAAATTAATAGAATACatgatttacaaaataaaagagaaaagcaTGGAAGAAAACCGTGCATGTAGTAGCTTTGATTTGCAAATCCCTAATATACGTGAAAAAAATAAGGCCATGAGAGCAGGGCACATAGTTTGTGTTCCAGCTTTCAACATGCTTCCAAGGATATGTTTagaatttatacttttttttaaaaaaaaattatcgaAATCAATATTCGTTTCaaaaattattgatatgaaTAAGTTGTATTTTTCctgatatgattttattttaaagaaattatatttaggTAATATGACTGAGACCTTTTAAGTCAAATTATAATCAACCAACacaattttaatgttatttaaaaaaatcgtATTGaacaaacataattttatttaatatttttatttataccaAATGTATGCAgaattatgttaaattaaaatcttGTATGTAGATCATGATtttgtttaaatcattaaagTCGTGATCGTCAAACACAAATTCAGATTAATATCTGTTAAATTGAAATCATACacaactttattataaataaaaataatcaaataaaattatgtttaggCTAGTAATTTTTCTAACAACAGATGAAATGCGACTTCACTTAAAAAAGTTCCAAAATCGTGTTATCTAAATGTAATTCCTTTCTAAAATAAAGTTCTGTGATTTAAACACAACTTCAAAGATGattaataaaactgaaaaaaattacattacttttataaattttcctCCAAGTTTGTGAGGTATAGTTAATTGGATGAAAACCTTCATGCTTGCAAAAGAACCTTTACTTCATTTGATGAAGTTGCACGTGCCAAGTCATCGTGTCAATAATACACTCAAATCAAATAGATTTCCATGACCCACCCATATCAAACTGGTTGTGAGGAATAAAAAACTAACATATTAtcacattgcatcaaataatatataatatctttaataaaCATTAGcttttagtaaaatttataaatatttgatattaattatATAGTGAAAGATATACAAGAGTACTTATCATTAACAAGGGTGAcgagataaataaatttatcattttctattcaaaatttattcaacatcaataaaataataattttattttaaaatataacataatttaaaatgaattaactaagaaagtgaaaaagaaatatttttttatcaagtgTTGGAAATGGGTATAAAAATTAAGAGGTGTAGATTAAAATTTTTCCTATTAACAAATATACACACAGAGGAACaaatttccttaattttttctttctttctctgaaCTATTCATCTACttatttttaatccaaaaaatCACGTATAAGTAGcttttgaatgaaataaaattaaaagaaaatgaaaagtaaagaaTATCTTGATGTGAGTTccttcaatatttattattgaccGCGGTGAATATGAAGTTCATATACAGAATTATGTTTAAGTTTTTTGAAGCAAGGCAGACGATTTAACAGCAGAAAGAAAAGCTAATTGGAGCCATAGACGAAGTCACTAATAAAAGACTTTACAACATGTTTGTTGAGAGGGAAATTGAAGTTATTGTGCAGATACAGCCTTTATTTTTAAGAACAATTGCATGCAGGAGGAGTGGAGTGAAGTTGAAATCTTAAAAGTAGTACccaaaccaaacaaaacaaaactttatcTGACAAAAGACCCCTCTAAAGCACGTCACAGCCGCCACTTGTTATTAGGTTttctttgatggtggaaagtGACCATAAGGTGGGGGACTGCAACCCGGTGGCTTGTATGGAGGTTCCAACACTGGTGGTGGTTTTTCATATGGGGGTTGATACACTGGTGGTGGCTTCTCGTAAGGAGGTGGATATACTGGCGGTGGTTTCTCGTGAGGAGGTTCATATACTGGTGGTGGCTTCACGTAGGGAGGTTGATACACCGGTGGTGGCTTTACATAAGGAGGTTGATACACCGGTGGTGGCTTTACATAAGGAGGTTGATACACCGGTGGTGGCTTTTCGTGAGGAGGTTGATACACCGGTGGTGGCTTCACGTAGGGAGGTTGATATACTGGTGGCTTCACATGAGGAGGTTCATACACTGGAGGTGGCTTCACGTAGGGAGGTTGATACGCCGGTGGTGGCTTTTGGTGAGGAGGTTGATACACTGGTGGTGGCTTTTCGTGAGGAGGCTGATACACTGGCGGTGGCTTCTCGTGAGGAGGTTGATAAACCGGTGGTGGCTTTTCGTGAGGAGGTTGATACACCGGTGGTGGCTTCTCGTGAGGAGGTTTATACACTGGTGGTGGCTTTACGTAAGGAGGTTGATACACTGGTGGCTTTACGTGAGGAGGCTCACACACCGGAGGTGGCTTTACATAAGGGGGTTGATACAGTGGTGGTGGCTTAACTTGAGGAGGTTCATACACTGGAGGTGGTTTCACGAAGGGAGGTTGATACACTGGTGGTGGATTCTCGTGTGGTGGTTTGTCATGAGGTGGTTGGTACTCTGGTGGTGGTTTTTCGTGAGGAGGTTGGTATGGTGGCTTCTCATACGGAGGATGGAAGAATGGTGGAGGAAGGAACGGATGGTTATATAATGGGGGTGGTTTTTCAGTTGGAGGAGGTTGATAGATGGGTGGTAAGCCAATTGGGGGAGGCTCATAAATGGGTATGTTGAAATTAGCCACGACTGGGGTAGTAAGAAGCGCCACTCCAAGAAGGAGCAACATGAGTGAGTGTAAAGAAGTCATGTGGAACATTTTGTGGTGGAAACTGGTaccaaagaaaaagtatttataGGGAGAGATCCGAGAAATTTTTCTATCAAGATCATAAaactttagttattttattattatctatatgcaaaataatatttaaatcagAATTCAAGTCAAAAGTGTGGCAGGTATAATTTGTGATTTTGATATTCAGTACCCCGAATGGATTTTCCACCCATTCAGGTTTAATGGAGTCTCCTGGGAACAACATGATTCTGAGTTTTCAGTGCAGAAATTGAAGCAGTGACTGTGAACTATAAATAGTTTGTCTAAACTGATAGGCTGATATGAAAGATGGATCTAGAGCAGCACATAGATAAGGATCCTATAATTTGCACAAGCTGTCTTAAATTTGCCGCGTATATATTTTGGATGTCTAATAAATTATAAGCTTGGTAAATTTGAGTAGcattattgtttataaaatgagttAACGTGGGGGTGGTGGAGGCGTGAATAACAGGGCAGAAGCTGTGGATGAGAAAAAATTATGAGGATTATATGTTAAACATATTGTATGGTGAAAGTCAAAATTGAAGAAAGGATGGTTGTGTAAAAGGAGTCACGAGAAGCTGATGAAATCATGACCACCCCTATTCACTCCAATCATACACCACAACCTGCTCTTACTCATCTTTACATTAGTATTACGGTGGTTGTTTATCAATCAATCCAATTCATTCAATattccaattttaaaaaattgaggttaaattaaattggaatagcttttaaattattctttttatttaattcaataccTAGGACTAATTTCTTAAGTCGTgtcaacaatttatttttcctttgaaCTTTACCTTCCAGATTTACCTTTCCTGagatattcttatatttttcctattttaataatatttaatgcaaagaaaatattttaatgctGAAATTTTTCCTTCTTAAAACAGGGGCTACACACATTCGTTTAATATATATTCTATCAGTCAGaaaattcttcaaaaatatattagtcCATATAgtcaaaaatatattctatcTTTCGTAATTAGCTCACCACAAGTTGGTCTTCAACCTAATCCGGTTTACTTATTagtgagttaaaaaaaaatttgaactccACCTATCacaggttggtgggttaaacaggTTGACTCATtggctcatttaattataagttttaaataaaaaaattacaattttttttaattcaaatgtaaataaatttcacGTTAAAATGAcgttaaacttcaaaaacaattcaaaataaataaaaaaaggtatCATACAACctaagcgtaatccaaaaacatatacaaaaggcgaaaaaataagtttagacgaacaaataagtttttaatattgatcatttttgtatcatttgtgcatttataatattagagccttaaatagataaatttataatattttttttgttttgaaacatcttttttctttatcaccatctacaatataataaaaaaaatgttaattaataatattgaaatacaaaataataaataattaaattaaattaggtgggttggtgagccaacccagTCAGCACGGGTTCAAGTCGGTGAACCGGGTTCTAAGTAAGTCGAGTTGAAAACTAATCcatatgaaaaaattacattCAAACTTATGGTCGGCTCGCaagttacaacccattttgacagcactaagaaatattgtatattttcttttcaataagCTAGATAAGCTcctgtttaaaattttaagcaAACTATAAAATACTTTTGCTCCTTTGAAATGATGaacataatttaacaaaatatacaaatataattattaactagAAATTAATAGTccatata from the Vigna angularis cultivar LongXiaoDou No.4 chromosome 3, ASM1680809v1, whole genome shotgun sequence genome contains:
- the LOC108342340 gene encoding early nodulin-75; its protein translation is MFHMTSLHSLMLLLLGVALLTTPVVANFNIPIYEPPPIGLPPIYQPPPTEKPPPLYNHPFLPPPFFHPPYEKPPYQPPHEKPPPEYQPPHDKPPHENPPPVYQPPFVKPPPVYEPPQVKPPPLYQPPYVKPPPVCEPPHVKPPVYQPPYVKPPPVYKPPHEKPPPVYQPPHEKPPPVYQPPHEKPPPVYQPPHEKPPPVYQPPHQKPPPAYQPPYVKPPPVYEPPHVKPPVYQPPYVKPPPVYQPPHEKPPPVYQPPYVKPPPVYQPPYVKPPPVYQPPYVKPPPVYEPPHEKPPPVYPPPYEKPPPVYQPPYEKPPPVLEPPYKPPGCSPPPYGHFPPSKKT